A DNA window from Vigna angularis cultivar LongXiaoDou No.4 chromosome 1, ASM1680809v1, whole genome shotgun sequence contains the following coding sequences:
- the LOC128195393 gene encoding sulfite exporter TauE/SafE family protein 3-like, producing the protein MKFGWRIIVGSIVGFLGSAFGNIGGIGGGGIFVPMLTLIIGFDTKSAIAISKFMITGGATATVFYNLRQRHPTLDLPVIDYDLALLFQPMLMLGISIGVDFNVIFPEWMLTVLLIILFVGLSIKSFLKGVETWKQETIMKKEARKNSRIDDIATAKDAAHYIQTEDPVKDDTKELKKKVSMVDNIRWKDLGHLFAVWIMILALEIGKNYTKTCSGAYWAVNLLQIPIAVGMSSYQAMRLYKGKRSIASKGDKQPRWRVWQLILFCCCGTLAGTLAGLLGLGGGFILAPLFLGIGIPPQVASATSILAMAFSASMAVVEYYLLKRFPIHYALCLVGVATAASLVGQYLVRKVVAILGRASVIIFILTFTLCVSAVLLGGVGVVHMIQKIERKEHMGFGNLCMYTAKN; encoded by the exons ATGAAATTTGGATGGAGAATAATAGTAGGAAGCATAGTTGGATTCCTAGGATCAGCATTTGGGAATATTGGAGGTATTGGTGGGGGTGGCATCTTTGTGCCCATGCTTACTCTCATTATTGGATTTGATACAAAATCTGCAATAGCAATATCAAAAT TCATGATTACTGGTGGAGCAACAGCAACAGTTTTCTACAATTTGAGACAGAGACACCCCACACTTGATTTGCCCGTGATTGATTATGACTTAGCACTTCTCTTCCAACCAATGTTGATGCTTGGGATCAGCATTGGTGTTGACTTCAATGTCATTTTTCCTGAGTGGATGCTAACAGTTTTGCTAATAATACTTTTCGTTG GCCTTTCAATTAAGTCCTTTCTTAAGGGTGTTGAGACATGGAAGCAGGAAACCATTATGAAGAAG GAAGCTAGGAAGAATTCACGGATTGATG ATATTGCAACTGCTAAAGATGCTGCACATTATATTCAAACAGAAGACCCTGTCAAAGACGACACTAAGGaactaaagaaaaaa GTTTCGATGGTTGACAACATTCGTTGGAAGGACCTTGGACATCTTTTCGCTGTCTGGATCATGATACTTGCGTTAGAGATTGGAAAA AATTACACAAAAACTTGCTCTGGAGCATATTGGGCAGTAAATCTACTCCAG ATCCCAATAGCTGTAGGAATGAGTTCATACCAGGCAATGAGACTATACAAAGGGAAGAGAAGCATAGCGTCAAAGGGAGATAAACAACCACGTTGGAGAGTGTGGCAGTTAATTCTATTCTGTTGTTGTGGCACACTTGCTGGCACACTTGCCGGTTTGTTAGGCCTTGGTGGAGGATTCATCTTGGCACCCCTTTTCCTTGGAATTGGAATCCCTCCTCAG GTGGCAAGTGCTACTTCCATTTTGGCAATGGCATTTTCTGCATCTATGGCTGTGGTGGAATATTACCTTCTCAAACGTTTCCCCATTCATTATG CACTGTGCTTGGTAGGTGTAGCGACTGCAGCTTCACTTGTTGGACAGTATTTGGTGAGAAAGGTGGTGGCCATATTGGGGAGAGCATCTGTGATAATATTCATTCTGACCTTCACACTGTGTGTGAGTGCAGTTTTACTAG GTGGAGTAGGAGTTGTACACATGATCCAAAAGATTGAACGCAAAGAGCACATGGGATTTGGAAACCTTTGCATGTACACGGCTAAAAATTAA
- the LOC108334775 gene encoding sulfite exporter TauE/SafE family protein 3 has translation MAVKWVAAKALIAFVLLVSVSAAPSHQNNAENKTPSNGTIGVDYHAKAFYKHHWPSMKFGWRIIVGSIVGFLGSAFGTVGGVGGGGIFVPMLTLIVGFDQKSATAISKCMITGGATATVFYNLRQRHPTLDLPVIDYDLALLFQPMLMLGISIGVAFNVIFPEWMLTVLLIIFFVGISIKSFLKGVDTWKKETIMKKEAKKNSRIEDVGTPEDAAHYIQTEDPAKDINEPKKKVSLVENIRWKELGLLFSGWIMILGLEIAKKHTTTCSRLYWLMNLLQVPIAVGMSSYEAVRLYKGKRIIASKGDQQPNFCVLQLVLFCACGTLAGMIAGLLGLGGGFILGPLFLGLGIPPQVASATSTLVMAFSASMAVVEYYLLKRFPVPYALFFVSIATGAALVGQHLVKKAIAILGRASVIIFILTFTLCVSAVLLGGVGVVHMIQKIEHNEYMGFGDLCTYRAH, from the exons ATGGCTGTGAAATGGGTTGCTGCAAAGGCTCTCATTGCTTTTGTTCTTCTTGTTTCGGTCTCGGCTGCTCCTTCTCATCAGAATAATGCAGAGAACAAAACACCATCAAATGGAACTATAGGGGTTGATTATCATGCTAAAGCATTTTACAAGCACCATTGGCCG AGTATGAAATTTGGATGGAGAATAATAGTAGGAAGCATAGTTGGATTCCTAGGATCAGCATTTGGAACTGTTGGAGGTGTTGGTGGGGGTGGTATCTTTGTGCCCATGCTTACTCTTATTGTTGGATTTGATCAAAAATCAGCAACAGCAATTTCAAAAT GCATGATTACTGGTGGAGCAACAGCAACAGTTTTCTACAATTTGAGGCAGAGACACCCCACACTTGATTTGCCTGTGATTGATTATGACTTAGCACTTCTCTTTCAACCCATGTTGATGCTTGGAATCAGTATTGGAGTTGCTTTCAATGTTATTTTTCCTGAGTGGATGCTAACAGTTTTGCTAATAATATTTTTCGTTG GCATTTCAATTAAATCCTTCTTGAAGGGTGTGGATACATGGAAGAAAGAAACCATCATGAAGAAG GAAGCTAAGAAGAATTCACGGATTGAAG ACGTTGGAACTCCTGAAGATGCTGCACATTATATTCAAACAGAAGACCCTGCCAAAGATATTAATGaaccaaagaaaaag GTTTCTCTAGTTGAGAACATTCGTTGGAAGGAACTTGGACTTCTTTTTTCTGGATGGATCATGATTCTTGGATTAGAGATTGCAAAA AAACACACAACAACTTGCTCACGGTTATATTGGCTAATGAATCTACTTCAG GTTCCCATAGCTGTAGGAATGAGTTCATATGAGGCTGTGCGTCTATACAAAGGGAAGAGAATCATAGCATCCAAGGGAGATCAACAACCAAATTTTTGTGTGCTGCAGTTGGTTCTATTCTGTGCTTGTGGCACACTTGCTGGCATGATTGCTGGTTTGCTAGGCCTTGGTGGAGGATTCATCTTGGGACCCCTTTTCCTTGGTCTAGGAATTCCTCCTCAG GTTGCAAGTGCTACATCCACTTTGGTGATGGCTTTTTCTGCCTCTATGGCAGTGGTGGAATATTACCTTCTCAAACGTTTCCCCGTTCCTTATG CTCTTTTCTTCGTAAGCATAGCCACTGGTGCAGCACTTGTTGGACAGCATTTAGTGAAAAAGGCCATTGCCATACTAGGAAGAGCATCTGTGATCATTTTCATCCTAACCTTCACACTCTGTGTTAGTGCAGTTTTACTAG GTGGAGTAGGAGTTGTACATATGATTCAAAAGATTGAACATAACGAGTACATGGGATTTGGAGACCTTTGCACGTACAGAGCCCACTAA